A stretch of the Pseudomonadota bacterium genome encodes the following:
- a CDS encoding VPLPA-CTERM sorting domain-containing protein, translating to MNHVPVPAAAWLFGSGLLGLLGVARRKRTA from the coding sequence GTGAACCATGTGCCGGTACCGGCTGCGGCGTGGCTGTTCGGTTCCGGCCTGCTCGGCCTGCTGGGTGTGGCACGGCGCAAACGCACTGCATAG
- a CDS encoding tetratricopeptide repeat protein — MTNPAKSIIRLPDGTRTRATDALTKAMGQLQAGHLQQANNLLSVIVQALPKNADALHLFGLCRMELGDPEQAQNLIRRAIRIVPTAAMFHANLGNILLKTGDPEGACQSLLRACELQPDLLDACINLGTAYLQLNRISKARAAFEQALQLSPGHFLALAGLGDVSLACNAPLRALELFREMSPQHVDAPDMQLRIGVALRKSGNEEGAIAHYRSALARYPDCTDMHHNLALILQGRGDYDEARLHFEAVLKLVPDDATARHMLSALSGDNSVTAPAEYVRSTFDYYADTFEDHLVSTLNYRTPQCIARAIGIVGPDTVSTILDLGCGTGLMADSLKGYQRLVGIDLSPRMLERAAARKAYTELVEADVDGYLQDQPDATFDLITSADVFVYMGDLETTFIEVVRVLTLGGVFAFSVEALLNEQGDYRLQPTGRYQHHIEYIRHMARVAGLRERYLEKLSIREQQGKAVEGYVCVYSKDAKTGPDDLQV; from the coding sequence ATGACAAATCCGGCAAAGTCAATCATCAGGCTGCCTGATGGAACCCGGACACGTGCAACTGATGCCCTGACCAAGGCCATGGGCCAGTTACAAGCCGGACACCTGCAGCAGGCGAACAACCTGCTCAGCGTCATCGTCCAGGCACTGCCGAAAAATGCCGATGCCCTGCATCTGTTCGGTCTCTGCCGAATGGAGCTGGGTGATCCGGAGCAGGCACAGAACCTCATTCGGCGCGCGATCCGCATCGTTCCCACAGCAGCGATGTTTCATGCCAATCTGGGTAACATCCTGTTGAAAACAGGCGATCCCGAGGGTGCCTGTCAGTCGCTACTGCGCGCCTGCGAACTACAACCCGATCTGCTCGATGCCTGCATCAATCTCGGTACAGCCTACCTGCAACTGAATCGTATCAGCAAGGCCAGGGCGGCTTTCGAACAAGCCCTGCAACTGTCACCGGGGCACTTTCTCGCTCTCGCCGGGCTGGGAGATGTTTCGCTAGCCTGCAATGCGCCGTTGCGTGCCCTTGAACTGTTCCGGGAGATGAGTCCGCAGCATGTCGATGCGCCGGACATGCAATTGCGAATCGGCGTTGCACTCAGGAAATCCGGCAATGAGGAAGGTGCGATCGCGCATTATCGCAGCGCACTGGCGCGTTACCCCGACTGCACCGACATGCACCACAATCTCGCATTGATCCTGCAGGGTCGTGGCGACTATGACGAGGCACGTCTGCACTTTGAGGCCGTACTGAAGCTGGTGCCCGATGACGCCACGGCACGTCATATGCTGAGCGCACTGAGCGGTGATAACAGCGTGACGGCACCGGCCGAGTACGTCAGAAGCACCTTCGACTATTATGCCGATACGTTTGAAGACCATCTCGTCAGCACGCTGAATTACCGCACCCCGCAATGTATCGCCCGGGCAATTGGTATAGTGGGGCCGGACACTGTCTCGACCATCCTGGACCTGGGCTGCGGCACGGGTCTGATGGCTGACTCGCTCAAGGGCTACCAACGTCTCGTCGGCATCGATCTCTCGCCCAGGATGCTGGAAAGAGCGGCTGCCAGAAAGGCCTACACGGAACTCGTCGAGGCAGATGTCGATGGTTACCTGCAAGACCAACCCGATGCGACGTTTGACCTGATTACCTCGGCCGATGTCTTCGTCTACATGGGCGATCTCGAGACGACCTTCATCGAGGTCGTTCGCGTGTTAACCCTGGGCGGGGTCTTCGCCTTTTCAGTCGAGGCCTTGCTCAATGAGCAAGGCGATTATCGTCTGCAACCCACCGGTCGATACCAGCATCATATCGAGTACATCAGACACATGGCCCGTGTCGCCGGCCTGCGCGAGCGCTATCTCGAAAAATTGTCGATACGGGAACAGCAAGGCAAGGCGGTTGAAGGTTACGTCTGCGTCTACAGCAAGGACGCGAAAACAGGCCCTGACGATCTGCAGGTGTAA
- a CDS encoding VWA domain-containing protein, translating into MEEQVGALWHRLITRAARRDHPAAAVELAEVRLPAALLFRALGGAPGLQVKPATETTHGARRPLLERIAGQGRRVELAWRDAETLRLPARLAWFAERDLNRDLYLWLAALAAMPQAAGGDWLQRNAAATAAVLARCPGLCPRYRRLVQAHLADRPAADGMGAAEAARERALRAALEHPDVRAAPLPAASTAPAPVPLWLHPAPPVSNTPRSAPDDPEDAEATGGDSTDVENAKRRRGERVDAPKGRGGLLAFRLESLFTRAEYASVDRSTEESADPDARAALEDLDVLSLARARKRTAARLRFDLDLPPEAHDDIRLGAGIALPEWDYRHGRLLDAHCRLQPMLARDAPPQPLPVHLRQHARRLRALFEHLKPARVWQHDQPDGCELDINAVIAHAAERLQGREPDDAGLFRDLRNGARDLSCLLLADLSLSTDAFISDRQRVIDVIRDSLFLFSEALAATGDRCALYGFSSRHRSHVRFHTLKAFTEPHSDTVRGRINALRPGYYTRMGAAIRHATHLLQKEPSADRLLLLLTDGKPNDLDHYEGRYGIEDTRHAIQTAQRCGVRPFCVTIDRKAREYLPYLFGSNGWMLVRNAGELPGKLPQLYARLTG; encoded by the coding sequence ATGGAAGAACAGGTCGGGGCACTCTGGCATCGTCTGATCACGCGCGCCGCGCGCCGCGATCATCCCGCAGCCGCGGTGGAACTCGCCGAGGTGCGTCTGCCGGCGGCGCTGCTGTTCCGGGCGCTGGGCGGCGCACCGGGCCTGCAGGTGAAACCCGCCACCGAGACCACGCACGGTGCGCGCCGCCCGCTGCTCGAGCGCATCGCCGGACAGGGCCGGCGCGTCGAGCTCGCCTGGCGCGACGCGGAAACCCTGCGCCTGCCGGCACGCCTCGCCTGGTTTGCGGAGCGCGACCTCAACCGGGATCTGTACCTGTGGCTGGCGGCGCTCGCCGCCATGCCGCAGGCGGCCGGCGGCGACTGGTTGCAGCGCAACGCCGCAGCGACCGCCGCTGTGCTCGCGCGCTGCCCCGGCCTGTGTCCGCGCTACCGGCGGCTGGTGCAGGCCCACCTGGCCGACCGGCCGGCAGCGGACGGCATGGGTGCAGCGGAGGCGGCCCGTGAACGGGCGCTCCGCGCCGCGCTGGAGCACCCGGATGTGCGGGCCGCGCCCCTGCCTGCGGCCTCCACCGCACCCGCCCCGGTGCCGCTGTGGCTGCATCCGGCCCCGCCCGTTTCGAACACGCCCCGATCCGCGCCGGACGATCCGGAGGACGCAGAGGCCACCGGCGGTGACAGCACCGATGTGGAGAATGCCAAACGCCGGCGCGGCGAACGCGTGGACGCCCCCAAAGGCCGCGGCGGTCTGCTGGCCTTCCGCCTGGAAAGCCTGTTCACCCGCGCGGAATATGCCAGCGTGGACCGCAGCACGGAGGAAAGCGCCGATCCGGACGCGCGCGCGGCGCTCGAGGACCTCGATGTCCTGAGCCTGGCGCGCGCGCGCAAACGCACTGCCGCACGTCTGCGCTTCGACCTCGACCTGCCGCCCGAGGCACACGACGACATCCGGCTCGGCGCCGGCATCGCACTGCCGGAGTGGGATTATCGCCACGGGCGGCTGCTCGACGCGCATTGCCGCCTGCAACCCATGCTCGCGCGCGATGCGCCGCCGCAGCCGCTGCCCGTCCACCTGCGCCAGCATGCACGGCGCCTGCGCGCCCTGTTCGAGCACCTGAAGCCGGCCCGGGTCTGGCAGCATGACCAGCCGGACGGCTGCGAACTGGATATCAACGCCGTGATCGCGCACGCCGCGGAGCGCCTGCAGGGCCGGGAACCGGACGATGCCGGCCTGTTCCGCGACCTGCGCAACGGGGCGCGCGATCTGTCCTGCCTGCTGCTGGCCGATCTCTCGCTGTCGACGGACGCCTTCATCAGCGACCGGCAGCGCGTCATCGACGTCATCCGCGACAGCCTGTTCCTGTTCTCCGAGGCGCTCGCCGCCACCGGCGACCGCTGCGCGCTGTACGGCTTTTCCTCGCGGCACCGCAGCCACGTGCGTTTCCATACCCTGAAGGCGTTCACCGAGCCGCACTCGGACACCGTGCGCGGACGCATCAACGCACTGCGTCCCGGCTACTACACACGCATGGGTGCCGCTATCCGGCATGCCACGCACCTGTTGCAGAAGGAGCCTTCCGCCGACCGGCTGCTGCTGCTGCTCACCGATGGCAAGCCCAACGACCTGGATCACTACGAGGGACGCTACGGCATCGAGGACACACGCCACGCGATCCAGACAGCGCAACGCTGCGGCGTGCGGCCCTTCTGCGTGACCATCGATCGCAAGGCGCGCGAATACCTGCCCTATCTGTTCGGCAGCAACGGCTGGATGCTGGTGCGCAATGCCGGCGAGTTGCCGGGCAAGCTGCCGCAGCTGTACGCCCGCCTGACGGGCTAG
- a CDS encoding DUF2934 domain-containing protein codes for MAPTSTRKTSARQPARSKAAREKTTQDGYKTGKPRLAGTSQPAIDKAAIKTTEQSKADSNPPGMTPEERRQMIAVAAYHRAQQRGFARGAEVEDWLEAEKEIEILLAG; via the coding sequence ATGGCACCCACAAGCACACGCAAGACATCTGCAAGGCAACCCGCCCGGAGCAAAGCCGCGAGGGAGAAAACGACCCAGGATGGCTATAAGACCGGCAAACCACGGCTAGCCGGAACGTCGCAGCCAGCAATCGACAAAGCAGCGATCAAAACGACCGAGCAATCCAAGGCAGACAGCAACCCGCCCGGCATGACGCCGGAAGAACGCCGGCAGATGATCGCTGTCGCCGCCTATCACCGGGCGCAACAACGGGGCTTTGCGCGTGGCGCTGAAGTGGAAGACTGGCTCGAGGCGGAAAAGGAGATCGAAATCCTTCTCGCCGGTTGA
- a CDS encoding Crp/Fnr family transcriptional regulator yields the protein MRQLTPEQRSDAQVCLRRCVLFARLPEDQFDQILDHTRLVILQEGEVLFEQRQPAKDIFLQRSGQVKLALVSPEGHEKVIDLISPGGSFAEALMFAGAPIYPVSATALVSSSVWGVNAATYASILRQSTDACFGVMTQMSRRLHWQIAEIDRLTLHNAAFRLIAYLLDQVPSTDLGTSTIHLDTPKHVIASRLSITPETLSRTFAKLAKEGFLEIQDNAVDIHDIERLREYVRSGGVIA from the coding sequence ATGCGCCAGCTGACACCCGAGCAACGCAGCGATGCGCAGGTCTGCCTGCGCCGCTGTGTGCTGTTCGCACGTTTGCCGGAGGACCAGTTCGACCAGATTCTCGACCATACCCGCCTCGTCATCCTGCAGGAGGGCGAAGTCCTGTTCGAGCAGCGCCAGCCGGCGAAGGACATCTTCTTGCAGCGTAGCGGTCAGGTCAAACTGGCGCTGGTTTCCCCCGAGGGCCACGAGAAGGTCATCGACCTGATCTCTCCCGGCGGCTCCTTCGCCGAGGCGCTCATGTTTGCCGGTGCGCCCATCTACCCGGTCTCGGCAACGGCGCTGGTCAGCAGTTCGGTCTGGGGTGTCAACGCAGCCACCTACGCGAGCATCCTGCGCCAGTCGACCGATGCCTGTTTCGGAGTGATGACCCAGATGAGCCGGCGCCTGCACTGGCAGATCGCCGAGATCGACCGTCTCACCCTGCACAACGCCGCCTTTCGCCTTATCGCCTACCTGCTGGACCAGGTGCCGAGCACCGATCTCGGCACCAGTACCATACATCTCGACACGCCAAAGCACGTGATCGCCTCGCGCCTGTCCATCACGCCGGAGACCCTGTCGCGCACCTTCGCCAAGCTCGCCAAGGAAGGCTTCCTGGAGATCCAGGACAATGCAGTGGATATCCACGACATCGAGCGCCTGCGCGAATACGTGCGCAGCGGTGGCGTGATAGCCTAG